From the Pseudomonas baltica genome, one window contains:
- the uvsE gene encoding UV DNA damage repair endonuclease UvsE — MTYPRIGFACMYRHPERNLSASQLKLAETPFNPRTTTLRWMDSVTPQVAQDKLIEVVTHNLAAQLRLLAYTAELPAPLRMVRLSSDLLPFYSHVKVRDFYRQPAIQAWLGEGFAAIGALARQAQIRLSFHPGQYCVLGSDRPEVVENSLAEFEYHADMIRMMGYGVRFQDLKCNVHIAGRLGAEGIRGIWSQLSEVARNCITFENEEKTYGVDDCLQLADLAPVVLDIHHCWINENDYIAVDDPRVERIIDSWRGVRPTMHYSQPPEHLQALGFSAEHKLEMPALLEAVNKRDLYAHSDRMWNRWTNEYALQFLPRFDIMFEAKDKNLATLAFYEEYLVGP, encoded by the coding sequence ATGACTTACCCCCGTATCGGCTTTGCCTGCATGTACCGCCACCCTGAGCGGAACCTGTCGGCCAGCCAATTGAAACTGGCAGAGACTCCCTTCAACCCGCGCACCACCACCTTGCGCTGGATGGATAGCGTGACGCCGCAGGTGGCCCAGGACAAGCTGATCGAGGTGGTAACCCACAACCTCGCGGCGCAACTGCGCCTGCTGGCCTACACCGCCGAGCTGCCCGCGCCGTTGCGCATGGTGCGCCTGAGCAGCGATTTGCTGCCGTTCTACAGCCACGTCAAGGTTCGCGACTTCTATCGGCAACCGGCCATTCAAGCCTGGCTCGGCGAAGGCTTCGCCGCCATCGGCGCGCTGGCGCGCCAGGCGCAGATCCGCCTGTCGTTCCACCCCGGGCAATATTGCGTGCTCGGTTCGGACCGGCCCGAGGTGGTCGAAAACAGCCTCGCCGAATTCGAATACCACGCCGACATGATCCGCATGATGGGCTACGGCGTGCGTTTCCAGGACCTCAAATGCAACGTGCACATCGCCGGCCGCCTGGGGGCCGAAGGCATCCGGGGCATCTGGTCGCAGCTCTCCGAGGTGGCGCGCAACTGCATCACCTTCGAGAACGAAGAAAAGACCTACGGCGTCGACGACTGTCTGCAATTGGCCGACCTGGCGCCCGTGGTGCTCGACATTCACCACTGCTGGATCAACGAGAACGACTACATCGCGGTAGACGATCCGCGCGTCGAGCGCATCATCGACAGTTGGCGCGGCGTACGCCCGACCATGCACTACTCGCAGCCGCCCGAGCACCTGCAGGCGCTGGGATTTTCAGCCGAGCACAAGCTCGAGATGCCGGCGTTGCTCGAGGCGGTGAACAAGCGCGACCTTTACGCCCATAGCGACCGCATGTGGAACCGCTGGACCAATGAGTACGCGCTACAGTTCTTGCCACGGTTCGACATCATGTTCGAGGCCAAGGACAAGAACCTGGCGACGTTGGCGTTTTATGAGGAGTATCTGGTGGGTCCCTGA
- a CDS encoding MATE family efflux transporter translates to MTLARARFTQGSVAGHLIETASTSAVSLLAVFLVDIFTLIYVSRLDDQVALAAVGLAKMLMFINSAFASGVVTAAGAVLSARIGKHASRALAQWVTHLLLMVLGVAAGVAVIEWLAVAHLGQWLGAGADTYQRARQFIAIVLPCSVLAAAMQMCAQMLRAQGHVRAALLVPLAGAITLAVADPLFIFAFGCGLEGAAISYGVSTVVALALGLALVRRHIGVSPAVRFKHLKLHVGLTWPIALPAMLANLAMPVGITYLMLVLTGLGASALAGMAVIDRILQFGYCAFFALPSALVPVLAQNLGAGLDGRVRTAIRVIRRLVVGYGLSIWLLLIVFGPWIADYFHLVDDGRAMFLAFTRFGAGLWILYGLDFVAQSMFLTLSRAWWVPAFGWLRGTLGTVPFVYAGSQWYGASGALVAMWCGNALVALLAILTAAVQARRFFQAREPVLGRP, encoded by the coding sequence ATGACGCTTGCCCGCGCCAGATTTACCCAGGGCTCTGTTGCTGGCCATCTGATCGAGACCGCCAGTACCAGCGCAGTGAGCCTGCTCGCGGTATTTCTGGTCGATATTTTTACCCTGATCTATGTGTCCAGGCTCGACGATCAGGTCGCCTTGGCGGCCGTCGGCCTGGCCAAGATGCTGATGTTCATCAACAGTGCCTTCGCCTCCGGGGTGGTCACCGCAGCCGGTGCGGTGCTGTCCGCGCGTATCGGCAAGCATGCGTCGCGGGCGCTGGCGCAGTGGGTCACGCACTTGTTGCTGATGGTGCTGGGTGTCGCTGCCGGGGTCGCGGTCATCGAGTGGTTGGCGGTTGCGCACCTGGGCCAGTGGCTGGGGGCCGGTGCCGACACCTATCAGCGCGCCCGGCAGTTTATCGCCATCGTGCTGCCCTGCAGCGTGCTGGCGGCGGCCATGCAAATGTGCGCGCAGATGCTCAGGGCCCAAGGCCATGTGCGTGCGGCATTGCTGGTGCCGCTGGCAGGAGCGATCACTTTGGCGGTGGCCGACCCGTTGTTCATCTTTGCGTTCGGCTGCGGGCTGGAGGGGGCTGCGATTTCTTACGGGGTGTCCACTGTGGTGGCGCTGGCCCTCGGCCTGGCGTTGGTACGGCGGCATATCGGCGTGTCGCCTGCCGTGCGTTTCAAACACCTCAAGCTGCATGTTGGCCTGACCTGGCCCATCGCATTGCCGGCCATGCTCGCCAACCTCGCCATGCCGGTAGGCATCACCTATCTGATGCTGGTGCTCACGGGGCTTGGCGCTTCGGCCCTGGCGGGCATGGCGGTGATCGATCGGATCCTGCAGTTCGGCTATTGCGCATTCTTTGCCTTGCCCAGCGCCCTGGTGCCGGTGCTAGCGCAAAACCTGGGGGCCGGGCTGGATGGGCGCGTGCGTACCGCCATCCGGGTGATCCGCAGGCTGGTGGTGGGCTATGGTTTGTCGATATGGCTTTTGCTGATAGTGTTCGGGCCCTGGATCGCCGATTACTTCCACCTGGTGGACGACGGGCGCGCCATGTTTTTAGCGTTCACGCGATTCGGGGCGGGGCTGTGGATCCTTTACGGGCTGGACTTCGTCGCCCAATCGATGTTCCTGACCCTGTCCCGCGCCTGGTGGGTCCCGGCGTTTGGCTGGTTGCGCGGTACCTTGGGCACCGTGCCGTTCGTGTACGCGGGCAGCCAGTGGTACGGCGCCAGCGGCGCACTTGTCGCGATGTGGTGCGGCAACGCGCTGGTGGCGCTGTTGGCGATACTGACGGCTGCGGTTCAGGCCCGGCGGTTTTTTCAGGCGCGCGAGCCCGTGCTCGGCCGCCCTTGA
- a CDS encoding TetR/AcrR family transcriptional regulator, whose protein sequence is MPVTDTQNDAPASPAPKRRRAPKGEMRRMALLDAATEVFARDGYLGASMRDVADIAGITTVGLLHHFPNKVALLRAMLDRRDERVVERFGDLDTAPTVEGFVKFLKLSMSFSVEDARECQASVMINTESLSDKHPAFAWYQEKFEIVHGHAQAHLASLVEAGEIRPGVDVKALAQEIFSMMDGLQIQWLRGRKRVDVMAVFDVYLQRLARDLKAG, encoded by the coding sequence ATGCCAGTGACGGATACTCAAAACGACGCTCCAGCGTCCCCCGCACCAAAGCGCCGCCGCGCGCCAAAAGGCGAAATGCGCCGTATGGCCTTGCTCGACGCGGCCACCGAAGTGTTCGCCCGCGACGGCTACCTGGGCGCTTCCATGCGCGACGTCGCCGATATTGCCGGGATCACTACCGTCGGTTTGCTGCACCACTTTCCCAACAAGGTTGCCCTGCTGCGCGCCATGCTTGATCGGCGCGACGAACGCGTGGTCGAGCGCTTCGGCGATCTGGATACCGCGCCGACAGTGGAAGGGTTCGTGAAGTTTCTCAAGCTGAGCATGAGCTTCAGCGTCGAGGACGCGCGCGAGTGCCAAGCCTCGGTGATGATCAATACCGAAAGCCTCTCGGACAAGCATCCGGCGTTTGCCTGGTATCAGGAAAAGTTCGAGATCGTCCACGGCCATGCGCAGGCGCACCTGGCATCGCTGGTCGAAGCAGGGGAGATACGCCCGGGCGTCGACGTGAAAGCCTTGGCCCAGGAGATCTTTTCAATGATGGATGGCTTGCAGATCCAATGGCTCAGGGGCCGCAAGCGTGTCGACGTCATGGCGGTCTTCGACGTCTACCTGCAGCGCCTGGCCAGGGATCTCAAGGCCGGCTGA
- a CDS encoding response regulator, translating into MSLSVNEQLLRPKVFIVEDETMLAMLIETMLEELGYATARHASTLSEGVEYARTGDYDLAILDINIIGGTSFPIAAEIAHRGIPFIFCTGYGRLGIPETWADRDCVAKPFSMGQLSDALNELLPPGSGHG; encoded by the coding sequence ATGAGCCTGTCGGTCAACGAGCAACTGCTGCGCCCCAAAGTGTTTATCGTCGAGGACGAGACCATGCTCGCAATGCTCATCGAGACCATGCTCGAAGAGCTCGGCTACGCGACCGCCCGCCATGCCAGCACCCTGAGCGAAGGGGTAGAATACGCCCGCACAGGGGATTATGACCTGGCGATTCTGGACATCAATATCATCGGCGGCACTTCGTTCCCGATCGCCGCCGAGATTGCCCATCGAGGCATCCCGTTCATCTTCTGTACCGGCTATGGCCGGCTAGGCATTCCTGAGACTTGGGCGGATCGCGACTGTGTGGCCAAGCCGTTCAGCATGGGGCAGCTGAGCGATGCGTTGAATGAACTGCTGCCGCCCGGCAGTGGCCATGGCTGA
- a CDS encoding ATP-binding protein gives MLEHTPQVRSAPPIDAALDAALAACADEPIRVPGAIQPHGLLLSLAGQPLRIQQVSANCAGASGLDCDALLGMLLSSLIPAHQAQLIEQAYAQGPSADGDPLRVSFGEADYSAALHRHEHLLIIELEPFVQPAQEQSRTITRVLRNLQAASTLETLFDISVHEIQALTGYDRVIIYRFEPEGHGKVVAQALTGSLPSYSGLNFPASDIPAQARALYRLNWIRVIPDATYVPVPLVPVLRPDTGQPLDLSFSTLRSVSPVHCEYLKNMGVQSAMSISLLEDGELWGLITCSHPAPLLVPREYRDACALIGQLLSVKICAIFASQIQQGREGKVLMLGQLAEAMASADREILAGLATRADLLQSLPQATGVAVLIDDDLQLFGSCPTPVQVRVLHQWIRDVGLTRKKLNERTQGLQGLGLFHSAALQQEHPPAAAYRDVASGVIAFVLPKPVDNAVIWFRPQLTSSMQWSGNPADHLHPGSVGAASQRLHPRQSFDMWEEQVVGIAQPWSRGDLYAAEDIRRSALEHDLERQVRREQEAVRMRDELVAVVSHDLRNPMSIIIMQCGMMQRWAVSDSSLENRHIRRALGTIENATTRINSLLEDLLDTARIEAGRYQLSRQPLSVTGLLEETCALLVTLTNAKQIELNCTAADGLVIDADPERIFQVLSNLVGNAIKFTPQGGTIDIDVIADGGDVLFKVADNGIGIPAQNLPYIFQRYWSAKEGNPRGNGLGLYISQGIVAAHGGRLWAHSDPGCGSVFTFSVPAHSGPVTANERVVLKQSGTTARLAQSISGKLERQQLENRATRAGLLNELNHRVKNTLATVQAIASLTASNSDSLATFRQSFDARLLALSQAHDALARAEWLSSELEDLIAQLQRTDGGTRRILLLGDPVTLEPRTSLSLSMVFHELMANAVQHGALSALHSSPGGHITLTATLNAATSPRTLKLHWLEADGPPVAATTFEGFGFRLIRRSIERELNGTAQVRFAATGLSWCMTLPWLEKADGDS, from the coding sequence ATGCTCGAGCACACACCGCAGGTACGCAGCGCCCCCCCAATCGACGCCGCACTCGACGCCGCGCTGGCCGCCTGCGCCGACGAGCCCATTCGTGTACCCGGTGCCATACAGCCCCACGGCCTGTTGCTCAGCCTGGCCGGCCAGCCCCTGCGGATCCAGCAGGTCAGTGCCAATTGCGCTGGCGCATCAGGGCTCGACTGTGACGCGCTGCTGGGGATGCTCCTGTCGTCGTTGATACCGGCGCATCAGGCGCAATTGATCGAGCAGGCGTATGCCCAAGGGCCGAGCGCCGATGGCGACCCCCTCCGCGTCAGTTTTGGCGAGGCCGACTACAGCGCTGCGCTGCACCGCCATGAACACTTGCTGATCATCGAACTCGAGCCCTTCGTGCAGCCGGCGCAGGAGCAATCAAGGACCATCACCCGTGTGCTGCGCAACTTGCAGGCCGCCAGCACCCTGGAGACGCTGTTCGATATCAGCGTGCACGAGATTCAAGCGTTGACCGGTTATGACCGAGTCATCATCTATCGCTTCGAACCCGAGGGCCACGGCAAGGTGGTGGCCCAAGCGCTGACCGGCAGCCTGCCCAGCTACAGCGGGCTGAATTTCCCGGCCTCGGACATCCCCGCCCAGGCGCGGGCGCTGTATCGCCTGAACTGGATCCGGGTGATCCCCGATGCCACCTACGTGCCGGTGCCGCTGGTGCCTGTGCTGCGACCGGATACCGGACAACCGCTGGACTTGAGCTTCTCGACCCTGCGCAGCGTGTCGCCGGTGCACTGCGAATACCTGAAGAACATGGGCGTGCAGTCCGCGATGAGTATCTCGCTGCTGGAGGACGGCGAACTCTGGGGGCTGATCACCTGCAGTCACCCTGCCCCGTTGCTGGTACCGCGCGAATACCGCGACGCCTGCGCCCTGATCGGCCAACTGCTGTCGGTGAAGATCTGCGCCATCTTCGCCAGTCAGATACAGCAGGGTCGCGAAGGCAAGGTTCTGATGCTCGGGCAGTTGGCCGAAGCCATGGCCAGCGCCGACCGGGAAATCCTCGCCGGGCTGGCGACACGCGCCGACTTGCTGCAATCCCTGCCCCAGGCCACTGGCGTGGCGGTGCTGATCGACGATGACCTGCAGTTGTTCGGTAGTTGCCCGACGCCCGTGCAGGTCCGCGTCTTGCACCAGTGGATCCGCGATGTCGGCCTGACCCGCAAAAAGCTCAACGAGCGCACCCAGGGGCTGCAAGGCCTGGGCCTGTTCCATAGTGCCGCGCTGCAACAGGAACACCCGCCCGCTGCGGCTTACCGAGACGTGGCCAGCGGCGTCATCGCCTTCGTGCTGCCCAAGCCCGTGGACAACGCAGTGATATGGTTCCGCCCGCAACTCACCTCCAGCATGCAGTGGAGTGGCAATCCGGCCGACCACCTGCACCCTGGGTCTGTCGGCGCGGCGAGCCAGCGCCTGCATCCACGGCAATCGTTCGACATGTGGGAAGAACAAGTCGTCGGCATCGCCCAACCGTGGTCCCGAGGCGATCTGTATGCCGCCGAGGATATTCGCCGTTCGGCGCTTGAGCACGACCTGGAACGCCAAGTGCGGCGCGAGCAAGAGGCCGTGCGCATGCGCGACGAACTGGTGGCGGTGGTCTCCCATGACCTGCGCAACCCGATGTCGATCATCATCATGCAATGCGGGATGATGCAACGCTGGGCGGTCAGCGACAGCTCACTCGAAAACCGCCACATTCGCCGCGCCCTGGGCACCATCGAAAACGCCACGACGCGCATCAACAGCCTGCTCGAAGACCTGCTCGACACCGCCAGGATCGAAGCCGGCCGCTACCAGCTGTCCCGCCAGCCGCTGAGCGTCACCGGCCTGCTGGAAGAAACCTGCGCGTTGCTGGTGACCCTGACCAACGCCAAGCAGATCGAACTCAATTGCACCGCGGCCGACGGCCTGGTGATCGATGCCGATCCGGAGCGCATTTTCCAGGTGCTGTCCAACCTGGTCGGCAATGCGATCAAGTTCACGCCGCAGGGCGGTACCATCGATATCGATGTGATTGCCGACGGCGGTGATGTGCTGTTCAAGGTGGCCGACAACGGCATTGGCATCCCGGCGCAGAACCTGCCGTATATATTCCAGCGCTATTGGTCGGCCAAGGAAGGCAATCCGCGTGGCAATGGCCTGGGGCTGTATATCTCGCAAGGCATCGTCGCGGCCCACGGCGGTCGCCTGTGGGCCCATAGCGACCCCGGTTGCGGCAGCGTCTTCACCTTCAGCGTGCCCGCTCACTCAGGGCCGGTGACCGCTAACGAACGAGTGGTACTCAAGCAGAGCGGCACGACCGCGCGCCTGGCCCAGTCGATTTCGGGCAAACTCGAGCGCCAGCAACTGGAGAATCGCGCCACCCGCGCGGGGTTGCTCAACGAGCTCAATCATCGGGTGAAAAACACCTTGGCGACAGTGCAGGCGATTGCGTCCCTGACCGCCAGCAACTCCGATTCACTGGCGACGTTTCGGCAGAGTTTCGATGCCCGCCTCCTGGCCCTGAGCCAGGCCCACGATGCCCTTGCGCGGGCAGAGTGGCTGTCCAGCGAGCTGGAGGATTTGATTGCGCAACTGCAGCGAACCGACGGGGGCACCCGTCGGATCCTGTTGCTCGGCGACCCGGTCACGCTGGAACCCAGAACCTCGCTGTCGCTGTCGATGGTGTTTCACGAGCTGATGGCCAACGCCGTGCAGCATGGGGCGCTTTCGGCGCTGCACTCATCACCGGGTGGACACATCACCCTGACGGCCACCTTGAACGCCGCCACGAGCCCCCGCACCTTGAAACTTCACTGGCTTGAAGCCGACGGGCCGCCCGTCGCCGCAACCACCTTCGAAGGTTTCGGCTTTCGACTGATCCGCCGCAGTATCGAGCGCGAGCTCAACGGCACCGCCCAGGTGCGGTTCGCCGCCACAGGGCTGAGTTGGTGCATGACCCTGCCCTGGCTAGAAAAAGCGGACGGCGATTCATGA